From the genome of Chloroflexota bacterium:
CCGCAATCCATACCCGGTCCGCTCTGTCAATCCAGATGTTGTGCGGTAACCTGAATTGACTCTTTCCCGGCCCGGGTTCGCCCCATGATAGCAACAATTTCCCATCGGCGCTGAATTTGTGTACCCGTGCGTTGCCGTAACCGTCTGACACGAAGATGTCGCCAGTCGAGGAAATAGCAACTCCCGTGGGCATATTGAACGGCTCTGCCGCCCGCTTAATCGAAGATATCCGCTCGAATATATCCAAACCCCAGCGATGCCCGGTATCGGAGGGCTTATCCATATTCCCAATGGTCATAAGCAAACCGCCCTCTTTGCTGAATTTGTACACGACGTGGCTGTAATCGTCAGTCAAATATATGTGGCCATCAGCCGTCATACAACTGCCATGAGGGCGCTTGAACAGGCTCTCACCCCAGGAGGATACCTCGTTTCCATCCCTGTCGAACACAATCATCGGGCGCTTGCTTCGATTGAAAACGTATATCCTGTCCTCTGAATCGATAGATATCCCACATACGTCAACGAATGACTCCCCTTCGGGAAGCTTCGCCCATGGTTCTACCAGTTCATATCTGTGTTTACCGCTACCGTATTCCATCTCCTTGTCTCCTTTCCTGACCTTAAACCGACTGCAAGAGCGGGTGATGGGATTCGAACCCACGACTCTTTGCTTGGGAAGCAAATACTCTGCCACTGAGTTACACCCGCCTAGCAAATCATTTTAACCCAAAAGCAAAAGAGCTGTAAAGTTATCTACTGTCCGGTGTGATTTCCCTCACAGCAGGTAATTTATTATAATAGTGGCAACGCAAATAAAAACAACCATCTCAACTGAAGGAGGAGAATCCGGTGAAAATCAAGAAAGTTGAAGCCATGGTCCTGACCTGTCGACTGGACAAGCCAATTATGGACGCCACGTATACCCTACCCCACCGCAGCGCCGTGCTGGTCAAAATCGATACGGATGAAGGGATATCAGGAATCGGTGAAGCCGCTTACTTCGGCGGTCCACCGATGATTACCAAAATGATAATCGAAAAGGAGCTCGCCGATTATCTTGTCGGAGAGGACCCGATGAACATCGAGCGACTCTGGGAGACGATGTACCAGCGGTCGATAAAACACGGACGCAAGGGTGCCATCATCGCCAGCATGAGCGGCATTGACATCGCGCTCTGGGACATCAAAGCCAGGGCGGTCGGGATGCCACTGTACAGGCTCCTCGGTGGCTGCTACGAGCAGATTCGAGCCTATGCCAGCGCCGGTTTCTATGCCGAGGGGAAAGGCCTGAAGGAACTGGCCGATGAAATGGCCTCATATGTGAAGGAAGGGTTCACCGCGGTCAAGATGAAAATCGGGCGCGTCAGCCAGGCCGAAGACATGGCGAGAATAAAAGCAGTCAGGGAAGCTATCGGCCCGGGCATCGACCTGCTCGTCGACGGGAATAATGTCTATACCGCCTACGAGGCGATAAAGATGGCCCGAAAGATGGAAGAATATGATATTTTCTGGTTTGAGGAACCGGTCCCGGCGGAAGACCTTGAGGGAAGTGCCAAGGTAGCTGTGGCCATCGATATGCCGATAGCCGCCGGTGAAAACGAGTTCACCCGCTACGGATTCCGCGACCTCATCATCAACCAGGCGCTCGATATCGCCCAGCCCGACACCACCTGGTGCGGCGGCATCACCGAGGCCAAAAAAATCGCCGCCATGGCCAGTGCCTGGAATATCATCTGTGTGCCCCATTCCTTTTCTTCCGCAATCGCGCTCGTTTCCAACCTGCATTTTAGCGCCTCGATACCGAACGGCCGGCTACAGGAATTCGACCGAAATTACAATCCGCTGCGTGAAGAGCTGCTGACCGAACCCATCAGAATCAATAAAGAAGGTTACATTGACCTCCTGGACAAGCCGGGCCTGGGGGTAGAACTGAGCGAGTCAGCGGTGAAAAAATACCGGGTGGACTGAAAGGGCTAGCTCCATTCACCGGCATTGGACTTCGGCCATACCCTCGCCAGTTCGCGGGCTAAAAGCTGATGTTCGGGCGCTTTCAGACCCGGGTCTACCTGGGAAAGTCTGATGGCTTCGTTGCGGGCCAGTTCCAGAATCTTGACGTCGGAGAGCTTGGCCATACGAAGGTCGGGTAGACCACTCTGACGCGTGCCAAAGAACTCGCCTGGACCGCGCATTTTCAGGTCTTCTTCTGCCAGGACAAAGCCATCCTGAACATTCTCGATAACGTCCAGACGTTCCCTGCCCACCTCGGACGGGTTCTCGGCGAGCAGTATGCAGTAGCTCTGTTCCTCCCCCCGCCCGACGCGGCCACGGAACTGGTGCAGCTGGGAAAGGCCAAAACGGTCGGCGCTCTCAATGAGCATCACCGTGGCGTTAGGGATGTCAATGCCGACCTCCACCACCGGGGTCGAGACCAGGATGTCCAGCTTCCGGGCGCGGAAGCGCTGCATGACTCCGTCCTTTTCCTCACCTGGCAGTCGACCGTGCAGCAGGCCGAGCCGCAGGTCGGGAAAGACCTCACGCGACAGTCTCTCGTATTCCACCACCGCTGCCTGAGCAGCAATTGCCTCCGATTCTTCAATGAGCGGACAGACGATGAATGCCTGATGGCCGGCGGACACCTGTTTGCGGATGAAGTTGTGGGCGCTTTCCCGCTGCTGCGGTCTGAGCCACTTGGTCTTCACGGCCTGCCTTCCCGGCGGCAGCTCATCGATGACGGAAAGGTCAAGGTCGCCGTACAGGGTCAGCGCCAGTGTGCGTGGGATGGGCGTGGCCGTCATAACGAGCATGTGAGGTCGGAACCCCTTCTGCCGCAGCGCCGAGCGCTGGGTCACGCCAAAGCGGTGCTGCTCATCGACCACCGCCAGCCCCATTTGTTTAAACTCAACACCTTTCTGAATGAGGGCGTGCGTGCCGATGGCGATGTCGATGTCTCCATCCATAATGCGCTGCTGGAGCTCCTGCTTCTGAGACTGGGGGATATCACCGATGAGCAGCGCTACCGTGATGGGGCGAGATAGCAAGCCGGAAAATCGTTTCAGATAGGGCGCTTCTTCTTGCTGATTCCCAACACCGGAGAGAAGCTGGCAGAGCGTGGCAAAATGCTGTTCGGCCAGAATCTCGGTCGGGGCCATGAAAGCGCCCTGATAGCCGTTGGCGACCGCCATCAGGAGCGCCGCGGTGGCCACCACCGTTTTACCGCTCCCCACCTCCCCCTGCAGCAAGCGGGACATCGGCTGCGGTCTCTGCATATCACCCAGCATCTCCTTCAGCACCCGCTGCTGCGCCGTCGTGAGCCTGAAGGGCAGCGATTCGATGAAATTGTCTAAAAGTGCCGTGTCAATGGTAAAGGCGCTGCCCGGCTGGGCCTCCTGCCAGTCGTGTTTGCGGTTCATTACGCCAAGCTGCAGGATAAAAAGCTCATCAAATGCCAGACGCACTCTTGCCCTGTTTTTTACCATTTCGTCTTCGGGATAGTGTGCCTGACTGATTGCCTGCGGCAGTTCCAGCAGGTCGCAGCGCTCTCTCAATCCCACCGGCAGGAAATCCTCCACCTGCCACGCCCACTGGTCGACCACCTCTTTCATCAGTTTTCTCACCTGGCGTGGGTACAGCCCCTGTGTCAGTGAATAAACAGGGACCAGCCGACCGGTGTGGATTAAGTCCTTATCTTCGGCAAATTCCCACTCCGGAGACTCAAAGACAGGGCGCCCTTTGAACAGGCTGACCCGACCGCTCAGGACGATGCGAGCATTGGTCGGCAGCCTTTTGGCCAGATAGGGCTGATTGAACCACACGACCCGCACATTTCCCGTCTCATCGCCGACAATCGCCTCCGCTCCCTGTCGATAACCCAGACGGGTGACCTGTGCCTGCCACACATTGGCCATTATGGTCTGCTCATCGCCCTCAGTTAATTGCGAGATGTGCTTTATCTGGCTGTAGTCAAGATGGCGGTGGGGGAAGAAATAGAGCAGGTCGCGCACCGTCTTCACTCCCAGCTTGCCGAACTTGGTTGCCAGGCTGGTGCTGATGCCTCTGACTGTGGTTATCGGCGAATCCAGGCCAGACCCGCTGACCGGCGCCACCGCTTTAACTGTCTTTGCTCGCTTTGCTTTAGAGGAAGGCGGTGCTTTTCTTTTCGGTTCAGCCTCAGCAGGAGCGCCTCCTTCTATTTCGGCAACCAGAAGGAAGACGCTGTCCACCCACTCCCGGCGCTGTGAAATGGATAGAGAAGCGTAATCCGCCTTGGCTACGAGTTTCTGGAAACGGCGCAAGAGGCTTCGGTCCGGGATGGCTTCCGCGACCTGGCCCGCCCAGTTCTGGAGAAACCGGTTAAGGCCACCAATGACCGCGGTATTGTCGTACCCCTTCTTTTGCTCCAGCTCCAGAATTTTGTGCAGAGGTTCAAAACTGGCCGCCACCTTATCCTCGCCTTCCGGTGTTATTTATCTCCCATCAACGCCACCAGAAGCAGGCCGGGACCGGTATGTGCGCCGATCACCGGGGTGGTCTTGGTCCGGTAAATGCGCTCTCTGGGGAATAAATTGCCCAGCCTGTCGGTCAGTAAATCAGCATCCTCAGGGCAGGCAGCTTCCTCCACCGCCATCTCTTCAATTCTTTTGTAATCGGCGGCAAACTGGTACAGATGGTCCATTGCCTTGGCCCTGGAACGTGCCCTCCCCGCCGGCTCCACCACGCCGTCTTTCATGGTGATGAGGGGATGTATCCTGAGCGCCGCCCCCAGCAGCGCCTGGGCAGCACCGATGCGTCCGCCCCTTCTCAGGTACTCCAGCGTGTCAAAGGCAGCCCGCATATCAACGCGAGGGATATTGCTGCGCACCATTGCTATGAGTTCGTCCAGTTTAGCCCCGGCCTGTGCCGCTCTGGCGGCAGCCATAACCAGAAATCCCTGTGCCATGACCGCATGTTCGGAATCGATTACCTCAACGCGGCAAGGCTGCTTCATCAGACCGATGCTCTGCACCGCCACCTCGTGGGTGGCGCTGAGCTTGGAGGAAAGCATGATAGCCAGAATCTCGTCCGTTTCTTCGGCCAGTTTATCATAGGCATCGGCAAAGGTTACTGGCGAAGGCACGGATGTTACCGGGAAGATTTTACTGCGCGTAAGCTCCTGATAGAACTGCTCGGTGGTCAGGTCAATGCCGTCACGAAATACCTTATCACCGAAGCGGACATTGAGCGGGATGACGGTAATTCCCAGTTCATCGACTACCTGAGGCGGCAGGTCAGCGACACTATCGGTCACAACCTTTACCGGCATTATTGCCTATTCTGCCTCCAAAACAGTTAGCGCTAGGGCATTTGGACCGGCATGTGTCCCCAGTACCGGGCTGACTATTGACCGATAGATGCGCTCTTTAGGAACAATGGAGCTGAGGCGCTCAACCAGCCCATCCGCTTCATCGGGTGTGGTGGCATGTTCGACTGCCAGTGCCGCAATCTTGGAGAAGCCGGGCACAAAATTGTATAGATAATCCATACCCGCTGCGGGAGACCTTACCCTGGTCAAGGGGGCCATCTCGCCATCTTTTATGGTAAGTATCGGCTTTATGGATAACATTGCGCCCATCAACCCCTGTGCCTTACCGATACGTCCCCCCTTGGCCAGATATTTGAGAGTGTCAAAATATATAATAAGATGCGACCGGGGCATGGCTTTGCGCACCAGGTCAGCCAGCTCGTCAAGTTTCGCCCCCGCCTTGGCCGCTTTCGCCGCTTCAATAACTATCAACCCAAAACCCATGGCCACCGTTAGTGAGTCAATGACTTCAATTCGGCACTTCTCCTCTATCATATCCTTGGCCTGCAGTGCCGACTGATAGGTACCGCTGAGCTTGCTGGATACTACAATAACCAGAATTTCATCGGTTTCCTTGGCCAGTTTCTTATACACATCAACAAAATCGCCTGGTGGAGGCTGCGTGGTCGTGGGAAAGGTATCACCATGAACCAGTTTGTGGTAAAACTCATCGGTAGTCATTTCCACTCTATCCCGGAAGACCTCCTCGCCAAAACGCACATAGAGTGGCACTACGGTAACTCCCAACTCCCGGGCTAAGTCATCGGTAATATCAGATAGGCTATCGGTAACGATTTTAACTGCCATATTAAAGGACAACCTCCTTACTCAATAGATATAATATAGTTATAGTGCGGCTGCCCGCCTCTAACCACCTCGATCTGCAGCTGCGGATACTGGTTGCGAATATCGCTCGCCACCTGCTCCGCTTCAGCCGACTTGGTATCAGCTCCGTAGTAAACGGTGATTACTTCAATTTTACTCAGTTCCAGCTTGGACAGCATTTTATTGAGCACCTCAAGGGCGCTTTCCCCCACCGCAAGCAGGTCACCGTCCAGAAAGCCAATCGGCTGTTTCCTTCTGATTTTCAAATCACCCAGCTTGGCCGAGCGCACGGCGCGGCATATCTCGACTGTTTTCACCGTCGCCAGGGCTCTGGTCATTATCTGGATATTTGATTCCAGGTCCGCTTCATAGTCAAAGGCCAGCAGTGCCGCCACTCCCTGCGGGATAGTCTTCGAAGGCACTACCTCAATTTTCTTTTCCGTGAGCGACTGCACCCGGTTGGCGGTGGCCACGATGTTTTTATTATTGGGCAGAATTATCGCCTTGTCGGAGGCGGTTTGCTCAACCGCCTGAAGCAAATCTTTGGTGCTGGGATTCATCGTCTGCCCGCCGGGAACGATGGCCGTTACCCCGAGGCTGGTGAAAACGTCAGCCAGCCCTTCTCCCGCGACAACCGCCACAATGGCCGTGTCCACCGCTGGACCCTTGTCTTTGCGCATTTCCAGAAAGTCATGATGCTGCTCGTCCATATTCCGTATCGATACCTGATGCAGGGTACCAAGGCTGCCGGCGTATGATACAACATCACCCGGCTCAAGGGTGTGAATATGAATCCGAGCTGCGGTATCATCACCGACCACAATGAGCGATTCGCCTTTCTTTTCCAGCTTCTTCCGTATCTTGTCCGAGGCCAGCTTTTCACCCTTGAGGAGAAATTCGGTGCAGTATCCATAGGGTATCTCGTCGGCGGCAATCATCTGCGGCAGTTTGGTGGCGTGCATATCGGTGACGATAATCTGCGGCTTGCGGAACCGCATCTGCTCCATCTCCCCTCTGAGGTAGTGCAGGGCACCATCGAGAATGGTATGCAGTCCCTGTCCGCCGGCATCAACCACGCCGGCCTCACGCAGCACATTGAGGAGGTTAGGTGTGTTGGCCACCGACTCGCCGGCGGCGTTGACCGCCGTTTCCATGACTGCCACTATATCTCTGCCATTACCGGCCGCTTCTGCCTGCACCGCTGCGGCCACATCCTTTATCACGGTCAGCATCGTCCCTTCCACCGGGTTGCTGAGCCCCTTGTACGCCATTACCGACGATTCCTGCAAAGCATCGGCCAGGTCAGTTGCGTTAAAAGATTCTTTCTCCGTCAGTTTCTGTGCCAGCCCGCGTAGAATCTGGGAGAGAATAACACCGCTGTTACCCCGCGCCCCCATCAACGCCCCGTGTGCCATGGCATGAGCCACTGCCGAAGCGCTGTGGTCAGGGGCCCGGTAGGCCTCCTCAATGGTGGCGCGCATGGTAAGCAGCATATTGGTTCCGGTATCACCATCAGGCACCGGGAACACGTTCAATGCGTCGATATCGGCAGAACTTTTCTCCAACCAACCGGTAGCCGCGGCGAACATTTCCCGTAATTCCTGGCCACCGATGGAGCTTACTTTCTTCATTTTTGCCACCCTTGTCAAGCTCAGCCTGACTGTGCTACCATGTAGTAGGTCTTATATTACAATAAGTTTGTCAAACAGTCAAAGGAGCAATTAGATTGAAGTGCGATATATGCGGTAAATCACCCCAGTTCGGCCATAATGTGAGTCACTCCAAACGGCATACCAACCGCCGCTTTGTACCTAACATTCACCCGGCCACGGTTACGATAAACGGTCAGCTCAAGCGCCTCAACCTGTGTACCAGATGCCTGCGCACCCAGCATAAAGTGATGAAAGCGGCCTAGTTTCTTAACCTCCCGCTAGTTACTTGAGAGACGCTTATCGAAACTGAAGTTCTGTTCTAAAAAGTCGGTTATTCTCAGATAAACGTCCGGATACTGCCAGCGATAGTCATGCCCGGGCGCCCGCATGAAATAGAAAATGCGACCGGGGTCTTCCTCCGCCGACGATATACCTACAAGCGCTTTCCCGCTGGCGAGGAGCATGGCCGGGATATCGCCCCGACTGAATGAATCGACCACCATGCCATTGCTCTCCAGAGCCAGTGTCCGCTCCAGTGTGGCACGTTTGTGCCAGAATGGCGTCCCGGTCTGAATACTGTAAACCCTGGGATTGTCATGCAACATGTCCATCACCGCATCCGAAATAATAACGCCGTTGCTTTCCCCAGCAACGATAATTCTAATATCTGGTAT
Proteins encoded in this window:
- a CDS encoding peptidyl-alpha-hydroxyglycine alpha-amidating lyase family protein, which produces MEYGSGKHRYELVEPWAKLPEGESFVDVCGISIDSEDRIYVFNRSKRPMIVFDRDGNEVSSWGESLFKRPHGSCMTADGHIYLTDDYSHVVYKFSKEGGLLMTIGNMDKPSDTGHRWGLDIFERISSIKRAAEPFNMPTGVAISSTGDIFVSDGYGNARVHKFSADGKLLLSWGEPGPGKSQFRLPHNIWIDRADRVWIADRENHRVQIFDSEGKFLDQWTDLLRPTHVYMDKDETVYISELCRRISIFTIDGKLLARWGNESHSLDEPLLVGPHVICVDSRADLYVGEVAKSFGKIDRGARVIQKFARKA
- a CDS encoding mandelate racemase/muconate lactonizing enzyme family protein, whose amino-acid sequence is MKIKKVEAMVLTCRLDKPIMDATYTLPHRSAVLVKIDTDEGISGIGEAAYFGGPPMITKMIIEKELADYLVGEDPMNIERLWETMYQRSIKHGRKGAIIASMSGIDIALWDIKARAVGMPLYRLLGGCYEQIRAYASAGFYAEGKGLKELADEMASYVKEGFTAVKMKIGRVSQAEDMARIKAVREAIGPGIDLLVDGNNVYTAYEAIKMARKMEEYDIFWFEEPVPAEDLEGSAKVAVAIDMPIAAGENEFTRYGFRDLIINQALDIAQPDTTWCGGITEAKKIAAMASAWNIICVPHSFSSAIALVSNLHFSASIPNGRLQEFDRNYNPLREELLTEPIRINKEGYIDLLDKPGLGVELSESAVKKYRVD
- the recG gene encoding ATP-dependent DNA helicase RecG — its product is MAASFEPLHKILELEQKKGYDNTAVIGGLNRFLQNWAGQVAEAIPDRSLLRRFQKLVAKADYASLSISQRREWVDSVFLLVAEIEGGAPAEAEPKRKAPPSSKAKRAKTVKAVAPVSGSGLDSPITTVRGISTSLATKFGKLGVKTVRDLLYFFPHRHLDYSQIKHISQLTEGDEQTIMANVWQAQVTRLGYRQGAEAIVGDETGNVRVVWFNQPYLAKRLPTNARIVLSGRVSLFKGRPVFESPEWEFAEDKDLIHTGRLVPVYSLTQGLYPRQVRKLMKEVVDQWAWQVEDFLPVGLRERCDLLELPQAISQAHYPEDEMVKNRARVRLAFDELFILQLGVMNRKHDWQEAQPGSAFTIDTALLDNFIESLPFRLTTAQQRVLKEMLGDMQRPQPMSRLLQGEVGSGKTVVATAALLMAVANGYQGAFMAPTEILAEQHFATLCQLLSGVGNQQEEAPYLKRFSGLLSRPITVALLIGDIPQSQKQELQQRIMDGDIDIAIGTHALIQKGVEFKQMGLAVVDEQHRFGVTQRSALRQKGFRPHMLVMTATPIPRTLALTLYGDLDLSVIDELPPGRQAVKTKWLRPQQRESAHNFIRKQVSAGHQAFIVCPLIEESEAIAAQAAVVEYERLSREVFPDLRLGLLHGRLPGEEKDGVMQRFRARKLDILVSTPVVEVGIDIPNATVMLIESADRFGLSQLHQFRGRVGRGEEQSYCILLAENPSEVGRERLDVIENVQDGFVLAEEDLKMRGPGEFFGTRQSGLPDLRMAKLSDVKILELARNEAIRLSQVDPGLKAPEHQLLARELARVWPKSNAGEWS
- a CDS encoding DegV family protein, producing the protein MPVKVVTDSVADLPPQVVDELGITVIPLNVRFGDKVFRDGIDLTTEQFYQELTRSKIFPVTSVPSPVTFADAYDKLAEETDEILAIMLSSKLSATHEVAVQSIGLMKQPCRVEVIDSEHAVMAQGFLVMAAARAAQAGAKLDELIAMVRSNIPRVDMRAAFDTLEYLRRGGRIGAAQALLGAALRIHPLITMKDGVVEPAGRARSRAKAMDHLYQFAADYKRIEEMAVEEAACPEDADLLTDRLGNLFPRERIYRTKTTPVIGAHTGPGLLLVALMGDK
- a CDS encoding DegV family protein produces the protein MAVKIVTDSLSDITDDLARELGVTVVPLYVRFGEEVFRDRVEMTTDEFYHKLVHGDTFPTTTQPPPGDFVDVYKKLAKETDEILVIVVSSKLSGTYQSALQAKDMIEEKCRIEVIDSLTVAMGFGLIVIEAAKAAKAGAKLDELADLVRKAMPRSHLIIYFDTLKYLAKGGRIGKAQGLMGAMLSIKPILTIKDGEMAPLTRVRSPAAGMDYLYNFVPGFSKIAALAVEHATTPDEADGLVERLSSIVPKERIYRSIVSPVLGTHAGPNALALTVLEAE
- a CDS encoding DAK2 domain-containing protein; translation: MKKVSSIGGQELREMFAAATGWLEKSSADIDALNVFPVPDGDTGTNMLLTMRATIEEAYRAPDHSASAVAHAMAHGALMGARGNSGVILSQILRGLAQKLTEKESFNATDLADALQESSVMAYKGLSNPVEGTMLTVIKDVAAAVQAEAAGNGRDIVAVMETAVNAAGESVANTPNLLNVLREAGVVDAGGQGLHTILDGALHYLRGEMEQMRFRKPQIIVTDMHATKLPQMIAADEIPYGYCTEFLLKGEKLASDKIRKKLEKKGESLIVVGDDTAARIHIHTLEPGDVVSYAGSLGTLHQVSIRNMDEQHHDFLEMRKDKGPAVDTAIVAVVAGEGLADVFTSLGVTAIVPGGQTMNPSTKDLLQAVEQTASDKAIILPNNKNIVATANRVQSLTEKKIEVVPSKTIPQGVAALLAFDYEADLESNIQIMTRALATVKTVEICRAVRSAKLGDLKIRRKQPIGFLDGDLLAVGESALEVLNKMLSKLELSKIEVITVYYGADTKSAEAEQVASDIRNQYPQLQIEVVRGGQPHYNYIISIE
- the rpmB gene encoding 50S ribosomal protein L28: MKCDICGKSPQFGHNVSHSKRHTNRRFVPNIHPATVTINGQLKRLNLCTRCLRTQHKVMKAA